The DNA sequence GCCCGGTCTTCCGTCCCGGCTCCGGCCCGGGCTCCGGCTCCGGCCCTGGGGAGCAGGCGTCCACCCTGCTCGTCCTGCCGCTCGCCCATGTCCTGGGCCGGATGGTGCAGGTCGCCGCCGTACGGGCCGGGGTGCGGGTGGGGCACCAGTCCAGGATGTCGGGGCCGGTGTTCCTGTCCGAGCTGCGGAGTTTCCGCCCGACGTTCCTCGCCGCGGTGCCCTACGTGTTCGAGCGGGTCTTCAGTGCCGCCCGGCACGAGGCCGAACGCACCGGCCGTGGGCGGACGTTCGAGCGGGCGGTGGAGGTGGCCGTCCGCCACTCCGGCGCCCTGGAGGAGCGGGCGTTCGGCGTCGGCCCGGGTCCGAGCACGGCCCTGCGCGTCCGGCGCCGGGCCTTCGACCGGCTCGTCTACTCCGGGCTCCGGGAGAGCCTGGGCGGCCGGCTGCGGTTCGGGCTGTCGGGCGGTGCCGTCCTCGACCGCCGGCTCGGCCTCTTCTTCGCCGGCGCCGGTATCACCCTCGTCGAGGGCTACGGCCTGACGGAGACCACGGGCGCCGTGACCGCCAATCCGCCGGAGCGCCCGCGCTTCGGCACGGTCGGCACGCCCGTCCCCGGCACGGGCGTGCGCATAGCGGACGACGGCGAGGTGTGGCTGAGGGGCCCGCAGGTCTTCGCCGGCTACCTGGGCGACCCGCGCGGCAGCGAGACGGTCCTCCGCGACGGCTGGCTGGCCACCGGGGATCTGGGCGCGCTCGACGACCACGGTTATCTGACGATCAAGGGCCGCAAGGCGGAGTCTCTGGCGACCTCCGACGGGACGGGTGTGCTGCCCGCGGCGCTGGAGGAACGCGTCCGGGCGCACCCCCTGGTGGACCGCTGCCTGGTCGTCGGCAACGGCCGCCCGTTCCTCGCCGCGCTGGTCACCCTGGACCGCCCGGCGGTCGCGCACTGGTGCGCGATGCGCGGCCGGCCCGTCCCGCCCCCGGGCGAGCTGGTGCGGGACCGCGAGCTGGAGGCCGAGATCCGGCGGGCCGTGGTGGCCGCCAACGCGCAGGCGCCGCCGGCCGAGTCGATCCGCACGTTCCGTATCCTCGCCGGCCAGTTCACCGAGGAGCAGGGGCTGCTGACGCCCACCATGAAGCTGAAACGGCGGGCGATAGAGAAGGCGTACGCGACGGACGTCGACGCGCTCTACCGGCTGACCGTGTCCTGAAAGCCGAACGTGTCCTGAAAGCCGATCGTGTCCGGAAAGCCGGCCGTCTCGCGAGAGCGGCCGGCACCCCGCGGCCCGACGGCCCGCTCGGTCAGGCGGCCCGCTCGGTCAGGCGGCCCACAGCCAGGCACCGCGGTCAGGCGGCCCGCGCCCCGTGCCCGGCGGCCACCGCCTCGATCCTGCGCGCGAGTTCGATGTCCAGGCCGGTCACCTTGCCGCC is a window from the Streptomyces mobaraensis genome containing:
- a CDS encoding AMP-dependent synthetase/ligase, which translates into the protein MREITVPPLVPVPPSGGLADVVFAHAAATPDRVTFGRRTAGGWRDVTAAGFRDEVTALARGLLAEGVRAGDRVAIVSRTRYEWTLFDFALWSVGAQSVPLYPGASVEQVFWTLHDAEVSACVVEHGDHAMTVGSVIDRLPGLRRLWQLDAGAVEELTAAGAGVAEEEVHRRRAAVTPDTPATVLYTPGTTGRPKACVLTHANFMAETDNVVGRFGPVFRPGSGPGSGSGPGEQASTLLVLPLAHVLGRMVQVAAVRAGVRVGHQSRMSGPVFLSELRSFRPTFLAAVPYVFERVFSAARHEAERTGRGRTFERAVEVAVRHSGALEERAFGVGPGPSTALRVRRRAFDRLVYSGLRESLGGRLRFGLSGGAVLDRRLGLFFAGAGITLVEGYGLTETTGAVTANPPERPRFGTVGTPVPGTGVRIADDGEVWLRGPQVFAGYLGDPRGSETVLRDGWLATGDLGALDDHGYLTIKGRKAESLATSDGTGVLPAALEERVRAHPLVDRCLVVGNGRPFLAALVTLDRPAVAHWCAMRGRPVPPPGELVRDRELEAEIRRAVVAANAQAPPAESIRTFRILAGQFTEEQGLLTPTMKLKRRAIEKAYATDVDALYRLTVS